Proteins from a genomic interval of Pseudomonadota bacterium:
- the ybgF gene encoding tol-pal system protein YbgF has protein sequence MYQAPLTLPSIPTIARIVAVLACLIMGGEPAWAQSSDSKALADRLERLERDLLTLQRQVYRGQASTPSGGPPLPAPSASAVPMSADAVGRFESRVSGLEDQMRDMTGRLEETQFSINQLRERLDKLVSDVDFRLGALEQGKGGQAPGNQPGPAPAAAGAPPLAGGPLTPGQAQRAASPPNIPGQSPTAPAAGNLGSMTQGQLSANLPSTPGASSPSAQGGRPAAPAASILPDGPASEQFKFAFNIMAQNDYEQAERAFKAFLAAHPNEPESVGAQFWLANIYYVRKRYDEAAQAFAETYQKYPKATRAPEALLKLGASLSRLNRAREACVTFARFDEQFPDAPANLKAQLANERKTANCR, from the coding sequence ATGTATCAAGCCCCTTTGACGCTTCCATCCATTCCGACGATCGCTCGGATCGTGGCCGTTCTCGCCTGCCTGATCATGGGGGGCGAGCCGGCTTGGGCCCAGTCCAGCGATAGCAAGGCGCTGGCCGACCGGCTGGAGCGCTTGGAGCGCGACCTTTTGACGCTGCAGCGTCAGGTCTATCGCGGTCAGGCCAGCACCCCGTCGGGCGGACCGCCGCTGCCCGCCCCGTCAGCCTCCGCCGTGCCCATGTCCGCCGACGCGGTCGGACGCTTCGAGAGCCGGGTGAGCGGGCTCGAAGACCAGATGCGCGACATGACCGGCCGGCTGGAGGAGACGCAATTCTCCATCAACCAGCTCCGCGAGCGGCTGGACAAGCTGGTGAGCGATGTCGATTTCCGCCTGGGGGCGCTCGAGCAGGGGAAGGGCGGCCAAGCACCCGGCAATCAGCCGGGTCCGGCACCTGCCGCGGCCGGAGCGCCCCCTCTCGCCGGCGGGCCGCTGACGCCGGGCCAGGCGCAGCGCGCGGCCTCGCCGCCCAATATCCCGGGCCAATCGCCGACCGCACCCGCCGCCGGCAATCTCGGCAGCATGACCCAGGGCCAGCTCAGCGCCAACCTGCCCTCGACCCCGGGCGCATCGTCTCCGTCGGCTCAAGGCGGCCGTCCCGCTGCGCCGGCGGCCTCGATCCTGCCCGACGGACCGGCTTCGGAGCAGTTCAAGTTCGCCTTCAACATCATGGCGCAGAACGACTACGAGCAGGCCGAGCGCGCCTTTAAGGCGTTCCTTGCCGCCCATCCCAATGAGCCCGAGTCGGTCGGCGCGCAGTTCTGGCTCGCCAACATCTACTATGTGCGCAAGCGCTACGATGAAGCGGCCCAGGCCTTCGCCGAGACCTACCAGAAATATCCGAAGGCGACGCGGGCGCCGGAAGCGCTGCTCAAGCTGGGGGCGTCATTGTCCAGGCTCAACCGCGCCCGCGAGGCCTGCGTCACCTTCGCCCGCTTCGATGAGCAATTCCCCGACGCGCCGGCGAACCTGAAAGCGCAGCTGGCGAACGAGCGCAAAACCGCGAACTGCCGCTAG
- the pal gene encoding peptidoglycan-associated lipoprotein Pal yields the protein MRMKLVSLIAASILLAACETAPSTTGAAGGAGAGSTSTATTTATPSGPTPGSQQDLVVNVGDRVFFDFNKSDLKPEARRTLERQAAWLKQYGNVRVAVEGHCDERGTREYNLALGERRANAAKDYLVSLGIPAARLSTISYGKERPAVLGSNEAAWSQNRRGVTVVQ from the coding sequence ATGCGTATGAAACTTGTCAGCCTCATCGCCGCGTCGATCCTGCTCGCTGCTTGCGAAACTGCACCGTCGACGACCGGCGCTGCCGGGGGCGCGGGCGCAGGTTCGACCTCGACTGCGACCACGACGGCCACGCCGTCTGGCCCGACGCCTGGCTCGCAGCAGGATCTGGTCGTCAATGTCGGCGATCGGGTTTTCTTCGACTTCAACAAGTCCGATCTTAAGCCTGAAGCCCGCCGCACTCTCGAGCGGCAAGCCGCCTGGCTGAAGCAATACGGCAACGTCCGCGTCGCCGTCGAAGGCCATTGCGACGAGCGCGGCACCCGCGAATACAACTTGGCGCTCGGCGAGCGTCGCGCCAATGCGGCGAAGGACTATCTCGTCAGCCTCGGCATCCCGGCGGCGCGCCTCAGCACCATCAGCTACGGCAAGGAGCGTCCGGCCGTCCTCGGTTCGAACGAGGCCGCCTGGTCGCAGAACCGCCGTGGGGTGACGGTCGTTCAGTAA
- the tolB gene encoding Tol-Pal system protein TolB: MTPTVSRSTAAWLRPSRRGVVTSLLALPFAGLASGSARAELHIDITRGKIEPVPIAIATFTATRPEEIKVGRDVTEVISANLERSGLFKPLDPKSFIQTPESLKVQPRFPDWRVINAQALVHGNVESQADGRLKVEFRLWDVFAEQQMTGLAYFTVPTNWRRVAHIVSDAIYKRMTGEDGYFDTRIVYISESGPKTNPTKRLAIMDQDGANHRFLTDGKKLVLTPRFSPTAQEITYLAYYNDQPRVYLFNIDTGQQELVGDFPGMTFAPRFSPDGQRVIFSLSTEGKSEIYTMDLRTRQVSRLTTGNWIDTSPCYSPDSKRVVFNSDRSGTQQLYTMSSDGSNPQRISFDEGRGRYGTPVWSPRGDLIAFTKIKDSTFAIGVMRPDGKGERILSESFLDEGPTWAPNGRVLMFFRQQPTDDQGKGGSVKLYSIDLTGFNQREVITPLDASDPAWSPLIP, translated from the coding sequence ATGACCCCGACCGTCTCCCGGTCCACCGCCGCTTGGCTCCGGCCCAGCCGGCGCGGCGTGGTGACCAGCTTGCTGGCGCTGCCCTTCGCCGGGCTCGCGTCCGGATCGGCGCGGGCCGAGCTGCATATCGACATCACCCGCGGCAAGATCGAGCCGGTCCCGATCGCCATCGCCACCTTCACCGCGACCAGGCCCGAGGAGATCAAGGTCGGCCGCGACGTGACCGAGGTGATCTCCGCCAATCTCGAGCGCTCCGGGCTGTTCAAGCCGCTCGACCCGAAATCCTTCATCCAGACACCGGAATCCTTGAAGGTGCAGCCGCGCTTTCCCGATTGGCGGGTGATCAACGCCCAGGCGCTGGTGCATGGCAATGTCGAGAGCCAGGCCGACGGCCGGCTCAAGGTCGAGTTCCGGCTCTGGGACGTGTTCGCCGAGCAGCAGATGACCGGGCTTGCTTATTTCACCGTGCCGACCAACTGGCGGCGGGTGGCGCACATCGTCTCCGATGCGATCTACAAGCGCATGACCGGCGAGGACGGCTACTTCGATACCCGCATCGTCTACATCTCCGAAAGCGGACCGAAGACGAACCCGACCAAGCGGCTCGCCATCATGGACCAGGACGGCGCCAACCATCGCTTCCTGACCGACGGCAAGAAGCTGGTGCTGACGCCGCGCTTCTCGCCGACCGCCCAGGAGATCACCTATCTCGCCTACTACAACGATCAGCCGCGGGTCTATCTCTTCAACATCGATACCGGTCAGCAGGAATTGGTCGGCGATTTTCCCGGCATGACCTTCGCGCCCCGGTTCTCGCCCGACGGCCAGCGCGTGATCTTCAGCCTGTCGACCGAAGGCAAATCCGAGATCTACACCATGGATCTGCGCACCCGGCAGGTCTCGCGGCTCACCACCGGCAACTGGATCGACACTTCGCCTTGCTATTCGCCCGACAGCAAGCGCGTGGTGTTCAATTCCGACCGCAGCGGTACCCAGCAGCTCTATACGATGAGCTCCGACGGCAGCAATCCGCAGCGCATCAGCTTCGATGAGGGCAGGGGCCGCTACGGCACGCCGGTGTGGAGCCCCCGCGGCGACCTCATCGCCTTCACCAAGATCAAGGACTCCACCTTCGCCATCGGCGTCATGCGTCCCGACGGCAAGGGTGAGCGCATTCTGAGCGAGAGCTTTCTCGATGAGGGGCCGACCTGGGCGCCAAATGGAAGAGTGCTGATGTTCTTTCGCCAGCAGCCCACGGACGACCAGGGAAAAGGCGGTTCGGTAAAACTCTATTCAATTGACTTGACCGGCTTCAACCAACGGGAAGTCATAACGCCTCTCGATGCCTCCGATCCGGCGTGGTCCCCCTTGATTCCATGA
- a CDS encoding cell envelope integrity protein TolA gives MRKGIILSACLHVAIILIAILGLPHLTQPIVLADQPIMVDIITIAPKTNLPPPAPKPEPKREVAQVPTPAPPPPTPPKPEPPPPPPPPPPPPPLPPPPPKTEPKPEPPPPPKVEIPKPVPKEEPRPAPTPPQQQAKVEPPAPKPTVKPTPPKPPEPQPQAKVPPKQPSAFDQMLRDLTKRQPTTQQEQSEQKPKPTPPPPQPPVPQQQTASRTPAPPTNQPLTLSELDAIRAQIAQCWNMPIGARDAQNLVVDVYVQMNPDGTVRTADIADKQRMYTDPFFRAAAESALRAMLNPRCSPLRLPLDKFDTWKTFTISFNPKDMLS, from the coding sequence ATGCGCAAGGGCATCATCCTCTCTGCTTGTCTGCACGTCGCGATCATCCTCATCGCGATCCTCGGCTTGCCGCATCTGACGCAGCCCATCGTACTGGCCGACCAGCCGATCATGGTCGACATCATCACCATCGCGCCCAAGACCAATCTGCCGCCGCCGGCACCGAAACCGGAGCCGAAGCGAGAGGTGGCGCAGGTACCGACGCCGGCGCCGCCACCGCCGACGCCGCCGAAGCCGGAGCCGCCACCTCCGCCTCCGCCTCCGCCTCCGCCTCCGCCACTCCCACCGCCGCCGCCCAAGACCGAGCCGAAGCCGGAGCCGCCGCCGCCGCCCAAGGTGGAGATCCCGAAGCCGGTGCCGAAGGAAGAGCCGCGGCCGGCACCGACGCCCCCGCAGCAGCAGGCCAAGGTGGAGCCGCCGGCGCCGAAGCCGACGGTGAAGCCGACGCCGCCGAAGCCGCCGGAACCGCAGCCCCAGGCCAAGGTGCCGCCGAAGCAGCCGAGCGCCTTCGACCAGATGCTGCGCGACCTGACCAAGCGCCAGCCGACCACGCAGCAGGAGCAGAGCGAGCAGAAGCCGAAGCCGACGCCGCCGCCCCCGCAGCCGCCGGTCCCGCAGCAGCAGACCGCCTCACGCACGCCGGCGCCGCCCACCAACCAGCCGCTCACTCTGAGCGAGCTCGACGCCATCCGCGCGCAGATCGCCCAATGCTGGAACATGCCCATCGGCGCGCGCGACGCGCAGAACCTGGTGGTCGATGTCTATGTGCAGATGAACCCGGACGGCACCGTGCGCACCGCCGACATCGCCGACAAGCAGCGCATGTACACCGATCCGTTCTTCCGCGCCGCGGCTGAAAGCGCGCTCCGCGCCATGCTCAACCCGCGCTGCAGCCCCTTGCGTCTGCCGCTCGACAAGTTCGACACTTGGAAGACCTTCACGATCAGCTTCAATCCGAAGGACATGCTGTCATGA
- the tolR gene encoding protein TolR: MAAHLLGRPTRGSRTRYKPLSEINVTPFVDVMLVLLIVFMVAAPLLTVGVPVDLPKTQAASINEQVEPLTISVDGQGRIFIQESEVAPDQLVPRLLAIQKNKPDQRIFVRGDKAISYGRVMEVMGLVSSAGFDRVALIAEMPEGGTARQPPRPRAGGARTN, from the coding sequence ATGGCAGCCCATCTCCTCGGCCGCCCGACCCGGGGCTCGCGCACCCGCTACAAGCCCCTAAGCGAGATCAACGTGACGCCGTTCGTCGACGTCATGCTGGTGCTGCTCATCGTCTTCATGGTGGCGGCACCCTTGCTCACCGTCGGCGTGCCGGTCGACCTGCCGAAGACCCAGGCCGCTTCGATCAACGAGCAGGTGGAGCCGTTGACCATCAGCGTCGACGGCCAGGGTCGCATCTTCATCCAGGAGAGCGAGGTCGCACCCGACCAGCTGGTGCCGCGCCTCCTCGCCATCCAGAAGAACAAACCCGACCAGCGCATCTTCGTGCGCGGCGACAAGGCCATCTCCTATGGACGCGTCATGGAGGTCATGGGCCTGGTGAGCTCCGCCGGATTCGACCGCGTTGCCTTGATCGCGGAGATGCCCGAGGGCGGCACGGCGCGCCAGCCGCCGCGCCCGCGCGCCGGCGGAGCCCGCACGAACTAG
- the tolQ gene encoding protein TolQ has translation MDPSVVNSVTLAGSVGAADMSMWGLFLSADIIVKVVMVILALASFWCWAIIFDKLIRIRRLQARAAEFEEQFWSGGSLEDLYDHIGHRPTDPMSAIFSSAMREWRRSAAKGLTATGQMRASLRQRIDQVMSLTAEREIVQLERYMPFLASVGSTAPFIGLFGTVWGIMNSFQSIAATKNTSLAVVAPGIAEALFATALGLVAAIPAVIAYNKISNDLGRYANRLEGFATEFGAILSRQMDEAE, from the coding sequence ATGGATCCATCGGTCGTTAACTCGGTCACGCTCGCCGGCTCCGTCGGCGCCGCCGACATGAGCATGTGGGGCCTGTTCCTGTCCGCCGACATCATCGTCAAGGTCGTCATGGTGATCCTGGCGCTGGCCTCGTTCTGGTGCTGGGCGATCATCTTCGACAAGCTCATCCGCATCCGTCGCCTGCAGGCGCGCGCGGCCGAGTTCGAGGAGCAGTTCTGGTCCGGCGGCTCGCTCGAAGACCTTTACGATCATATCGGCCACCGGCCGACCGATCCGATGTCGGCGATCTTCTCCTCGGCGATGCGCGAATGGCGCCGCTCGGCGGCGAAGGGCTTGACCGCGACCGGGCAGATGCGGGCCAGTCTCCGCCAGCGCATCGATCAGGTGATGTCGCTGACCGCCGAGCGCGAGATCGTGCAGCTCGAGCGCTATATGCCGTTCCTCGCCTCGGTCGGATCGACCGCACCCTTCATCGGCCTCTTCGGCACCGTGTGGGGCATCATGAACAGCTTCCAGTCGATCGCCGCCACCAAGAACACCTCGCTCGCCGTGGTGGCGCCGGGCATCGCCGAAGCCTTGTTCGCGACCGCCCTTGGCCTGGTGGCGGCGATTCCCGCGGTGATCGCCTACAACAAGATCTCGAACGACCTCGGCCGCTATGCGAACCGGCTGGAGGGCTTCGCCACCGAGTTCGGCGCCATCCTATCGAGGCAAATGGACGAGGCCGAGTAA
- the ybgC gene encoding tol-pal system-associated acyl-CoA thioesterase has product MPERQHPSAGSLEGGVHRFPIRVYYEDTDAAGVVYHGNYLKYAERARTEMMRGLGLSHSELASRLGLVFTVRRCEIDYRAPARLDDELQVATRILEVGGARLMAEQTITRAGGALARLVLTLACVTAAGRPARLPNDLRSAIAAAFQ; this is encoded by the coding sequence ATGCCTGAGCGCCAGCACCCCAGCGCGGGATCGCTCGAAGGCGGCGTGCACCGCTTTCCGATCCGCGTCTACTACGAGGACACGGATGCGGCAGGCGTGGTCTACCACGGCAACTATCTGAAATACGCCGAACGCGCCCGCACCGAGATGATGCGTGGGCTGGGCTTGAGCCACAGCGAGCTCGCCAGCCGGCTGGGTCTGGTGTTCACCGTCAGGCGTTGCGAGATCGACTATCGGGCGCCGGCGCGGCTCGACGACGAGCTGCAGGTGGCGACCCGCATTCTCGAAGTGGGCGGCGCCCGGCTCATGGCCGAGCAGACGATTACCCGCGCCGGCGGCGCCTTGGCGCGGTTGGTGCTGACGCTGGCTTGCGTCACCGCCGCCGGACGGCCGGCGCGGCTGCCGAACGATCTCCGGTCCGCGATCGCGGCCGCTTTCCAATGA
- the ruvB gene encoding Holliday junction branch migration DNA helicase RuvB, with product MSADPAEPASGAPPAGRVIQGERVEADAGETSIRPRSLGDFVGQRQACQNLKVFIEAARARGEALDHVLLHGPPGLGKTTLAQIVAHELGASFRATSGPVIARAGDLAAILTNLQPRDVLFIDEIHRLNPAVEEMLYPAMEDFQLDLIIGEGPAARSIRIDLPPFTLVGATTRSGLITTPLRERFGIPLRLSFYETDELVQIVSRAAGIFGIELTRDGAIEIARRGRGTPRVAGRLLRRVRDFAAVAGAVAIDAAAADAALNRLEVDRQGLDAMDRRYLSCIYEHYAGGPVGVETLSAALSEQRDVIEDVIEPYLMQQGLVQRTPRGRMLAARGYRYLGLPLPSGTAQLELLAGTGTDDA from the coding sequence ATGAGCGCCGATCCGGCCGAGCCGGCATCCGGTGCGCCGCCCGCAGGGCGCGTGATCCAAGGCGAGCGCGTGGAGGCGGATGCGGGCGAGACCAGCATCCGCCCACGCAGCCTCGGCGACTTCGTCGGCCAGCGCCAGGCTTGCCAGAACCTGAAGGTCTTCATCGAGGCGGCGCGGGCCCGCGGCGAGGCTTTGGATCACGTGCTTCTGCATGGGCCGCCGGGTCTCGGCAAGACCACGCTCGCCCAGATCGTCGCCCATGAGCTGGGGGCGAGCTTCCGCGCCACCTCCGGGCCGGTGATCGCGCGCGCCGGCGATCTGGCGGCGATCCTCACCAACCTGCAGCCGCGCGACGTCTTGTTCATCGACGAGATCCATCGCCTCAATCCTGCCGTGGAAGAGATGCTCTATCCAGCGATGGAGGACTTCCAGCTCGACCTCATCATCGGCGAAGGACCGGCCGCCCGGTCGATCCGCATCGATCTCCCGCCCTTCACGCTCGTCGGTGCCACCACCCGCTCGGGGCTCATCACCACGCCCTTGCGCGAGCGCTTCGGCATTCCCTTGCGGCTGTCCTTCTACGAGACCGACGAGCTGGTGCAGATCGTCAGCCGCGCCGCCGGGATCTTCGGCATCGAGTTGACCCGTGACGGCGCCATCGAGATCGCGCGGCGCGGCCGCGGCACGCCCAGGGTCGCCGGGCGGCTCTTGCGGCGGGTCAGAGACTTCGCCGCGGTCGCCGGCGCGGTCGCGATCGACGCCGCGGCGGCGGATGCGGCGCTCAATCGCCTCGAGGTCGACCGCCAGGGTCTGGATGCGATGGATCGGCGCTATCTCAGCTGCATCTACGAGCACTATGCCGGCGGGCCGGTCGGCGTGGAGACCCTGTCGGCGGCGCTCTCCGAGCAGCGCGACGTGATCGAGGATGTGATCGAGCCCTATCTCATGCAGCAGGGGCTGGTGCAGCGCACCCCGCGCGGCCGCATGCTGGCGGCCCGGGGCTATCGCTATCTGGGGCTGCCGCTGCCCAGCGGCACCGCCCAGCTCGAGCTCCTCGCCGGCACCGGGACCGACGATGCCTGA
- the ruvA gene encoding Holliday junction branch migration protein RuvA produces the protein MIGKLTGRVDSRGEDWAIIDVSGVGYLVHCGRRTLERLPAQGSIASLVIETQLREDRLQLLGFASGAERDWFRLLVTVQGVGARIALSLLSVLEPDDLARAVAAQDKALLTRADGVGPKLAQRIVNELKDKAAGLMLGQAARTSTMPAAAVEGGPAADAVSALVNLGYGRSEAFGAVASVAGGLGTKASVEALIKASLKELAR, from the coding sequence ATGATCGGCAAGCTCACCGGCCGCGTCGACTCCAGGGGCGAGGACTGGGCCATCATCGATGTGAGCGGCGTGGGCTATCTCGTGCATTGCGGGCGGCGAACGCTCGAGCGTCTGCCGGCCCAGGGCAGCATCGCCTCCCTCGTCATCGAGACCCAGCTGCGCGAGGACCGCCTGCAGCTCTTGGGCTTCGCCAGCGGCGCCGAGCGCGACTGGTTCCGTCTCCTGGTGACGGTGCAGGGCGTGGGTGCGCGCATCGCCTTGTCGCTGCTCTCGGTCTTGGAGCCCGATGATCTCGCGCGCGCGGTCGCCGCCCAGGACAAGGCGCTGTTGACCCGCGCCGACGGGGTTGGACCGAAGCTGGCCCAGCGCATCGTGAACGAGCTCAAGGACAAGGCGGCCGGGCTCATGCTGGGCCAGGCCGCACGCACGAGCACCATGCCGGCCGCGGCGGTCGAGGGCGGGCCGGCGGCCGATGCTGTCTCCGCCCTGGTCAATCTCGGCTACGGCCGCAGCGAGGCCTTCGGTGCGGTTGCCAGCGTCGCCGGCGGGCTCGGCACTAAGGCTTCGGTCGAGGCCTTGATCAAGGCCAGCCTCAAGGAGCTGGCACGATGA
- the ruvC gene encoding crossover junction endodeoxyribonuclease RuvC encodes MRLLGLDPGLRHTGWGIIDVEGNRLIYVADGVIHAKGGEIARRLVVLHEGVLAVIARYSPDEAAVEETFVNKNPDSTLKLGLARGVVVLAPARSGLPVSEYAPNQVKKTVVGAGHADKAQVEHMVRLLLPGSRPSGADAADALAVAICHAHHVGTRNAWTARIAVGIGR; translated from the coding sequence ATGCGGCTGCTCGGTCTCGACCCGGGCCTGCGCCACACTGGCTGGGGTATCATCGACGTGGAAGGCAACCGCCTCATCTACGTCGCCGATGGCGTCATCCACGCCAAGGGCGGCGAGATTGCGCGCCGGCTGGTCGTGCTGCATGAGGGCGTGCTGGCGGTGATCGCCCGCTACAGCCCGGACGAGGCCGCGGTCGAGGAGACCTTCGTCAACAAGAACCCGGATTCGACGCTCAAGCTGGGCCTCGCCCGCGGCGTCGTGGTGCTGGCTCCGGCCCGCTCCGGCCTGCCCGTCTCGGAATACGCGCCCAATCAGGTGAAGAAGACCGTCGTCGGCGCCGGGCACGCCGACAAGGCCCAGGTCGAGCACATGGTGCGCTTGCTGCTTCCGGGCTCGCGGCCTTCGGGCGCGGACGCCGCCGACGCGCTCGCGGTCGCCATCTGCCATGCCCATCATGTCGGCACCAGGAACGCCTGGACGGCGCGCATCGCCGTGGGGATCGGGCGATGA
- a CDS encoding YebC/PmpR family DNA-binding transcriptional regulator: MAGHSQFKNIMYRKGAQDAKRAKLFTKLIREMTAAARLGLPDPATNPRLKAAMTAARQANMPKDTIERAIKKGAGGDDGSAFEEVRYEGYGPGGVAILVDALTDNRNRTVAEIRSVFSKAGGALGEAGSVAFMFDRIGQIAYPAAAAGPDQMFEAALDAGAENVASDASGHEITTTPEDFSQVRDKLEARFGAPVRARLGWRPRSSVPVGEEAAEALLKLLDALEDNDDVQAVSANYEVADAVLEKLTA; this comes from the coding sequence ATGGCCGGTCATTCACAATTCAAGAACATCATGTATCGCAAAGGCGCGCAGGACGCCAAGCGCGCCAAGCTGTTTACCAAGCTCATCCGTGAAATGACCGCCGCGGCCAGGTTGGGTCTTCCCGACCCCGCAACCAACCCTAGGTTGAAAGCGGCAATGACCGCCGCACGCCAGGCGAACATGCCCAAGGACACGATCGAGCGGGCGATCAAAAAGGGTGCCGGCGGTGACGATGGCAGTGCCTTCGAAGAGGTGCGCTACGAGGGTTACGGCCCCGGCGGGGTCGCGATCCTGGTCGACGCGCTCACCGACAACCGGAACCGGACGGTGGCCGAGATCCGCTCGGTCTTTTCCAAGGCCGGCGGCGCGCTCGGCGAAGCGGGCAGCGTCGCCTTCATGTTCGACCGCATCGGCCAGATCGCCTACCCGGCGGCGGCGGCCGGTCCCGATCAGATGTTCGAGGCCGCCTTAGACGCCGGCGCCGAGAACGTCGCGTCGGACGCCTCCGGGCACGAGATCACCACGACGCCCGAGGATTTCTCGCAGGTGCGCGACAAGCTCGAGGCGCGCTTCGGCGCGCCGGTGCGGGCCCGGCTCGGCTGGCGGCCGCGCTCCAGCGTCCCCGTCGGCGAGGAAGCGGCGGAAGCGCTCTTGAAGCTCTTGGACGCGCTCGAAGACAACGACGATGTACAGGCCGTCTCGGCCAATTACGAGGTGGCCGACGCCGTCCTCGAAAAGCTGACGGCGTAA
- a CDS encoding response regulator: MMGYRLDRLTVLVVDDNQHMRSLIRTILEALGVSSIIEARDGQHALEKLASQQVDLIIVDWNMEPMDGLALTRHIRSSADSPDPFVPIVMLSGHTEKARVMQARDAGITEFMAKPVSARSLYARIVSIIENPRPFVRTKDYFGPDRRRQMLPFEGPERRTAAEGAAAAKPGGAAGPLSGDQQAALKKAKDAIKTLQKS; encoded by the coding sequence ATGATGGGCTATCGCCTCGACCGGCTGACGGTCCTGGTTGTCGACGACAACCAGCACATGCGGAGTCTCATCCGCACCATCCTCGAGGCGCTGGGCGTGAGCTCGATCATCGAAGCCCGCGACGGCCAGCACGCGCTGGAGAAGCTCGCCTCCCAGCAGGTCGATCTCATCATCGTCGACTGGAACATGGAGCCGATGGACGGGCTGGCGCTCACCCGCCACATCCGCAGCTCCGCCGACAGCCCCGATCCGTTCGTCCCCATCGTCATGCTATCCGGACACACCGAGAAGGCGCGCGTCATGCAGGCGCGCGACGCCGGCATCACCGAATTCATGGCCAAGCCCGTCTCCGCCCGCTCGCTCTACGCGCGGATCGTCTCGATCATCGAAAATCCGCGCCCCTTCGTGCGCACCAAAGACTATTTCGGGCCCGATCGCCGCCGCCAGATGCTGCCTTTCGAGGGCCCGGAGCGGCGGACTGCCGCGGAGGGTGCCGCCGCCGCCAAGCCGGGCGGCGCGGCCGGGCCGCTTTCCGGCGACCAGCAGGCGGCGCTGAAGAAGGCCAAAGACGCGATCAAGACGTTGCAGAAGAGCTAG
- a CDS encoding Hpt domain-containing protein → MSDEKAKSAVEVIHPPNKLRARVGPGTKGMDPQLLAKAEEAVVKVQNSIDFAAQVAPDLAKIATALQHISKREEQQKHLEAMFQVVHDLRGGGTSFGYPLVTQIGSLLCKYIEHREDADDGEIDVIRAHVDALRAVVLSKLKGDGGAIGQEIVKGLHKIVLSQVPPTE, encoded by the coding sequence ATGAGCGACGAGAAGGCAAAGAGCGCGGTCGAGGTGATCCACCCGCCCAACAAGCTCCGCGCCCGGGTCGGGCCCGGGACCAAGGGGATGGATCCGCAGCTGCTCGCCAAGGCCGAAGAGGCCGTGGTCAAGGTGCAGAATTCGATCGACTTCGCCGCCCAGGTGGCACCCGACCTTGCGAAGATCGCAACCGCCCTTCAGCACATCAGCAAACGCGAGGAGCAGCAGAAGCATCTCGAGGCGATGTTCCAGGTCGTGCACGACCTCAGAGGCGGCGGCACCAGCTTCGGCTATCCCTTGGTCACGCAGATCGGCAGCCTCTTGTGCAAGTACATCGAGCACCGCGAGGACGCCGATGACGGCGAGATCGACGTGATCCGTGCCCATGTCGATGCGTTGCGTGCCGTGGTCTTGAGCAAGCTCAAAGGCGATGGCGGCGCGATCGGCCAGGAGATCGTCAAAGGCCTGCACAAGATCGTGCTGAGCCAAGTCCCGCCGACGGAATAG